The nucleotide window GGAACTTGAAAAGTATATCATAGCTTTGATAAGCGGTGGAGCTCAAATTACTTTCAATCTGTCCTTAACAGAATTAAACCTTGTTTCGATTAAGTTTTGTTTAGCATAAAAATCAGTAAAAGTAAGTACATAAAATGAAACTTAACTAGCAGCTCAACCTCCTATTTTACTTTTCATTATTGTTACACGTATAAAAGAACCTACTTTTACTAAAACAAAAAAATACACAAGACTCAAAATACAGAAGCATTTCTACAGAAGAAATCATTCAGCAAAGGGATCAACAGGAGGTATCTCGCCTGTGAAGGATTCCGGTGGAGGCGCTTCCAGATCCTCCTGTGGCCGGAAAAACGCCTTCTCATCCAACACCGTTTCCTCCGTGCTGCAACTCACCGCCGGTTCCTCCGACTTCTGTTCACTTGCTGGCACGAACACTCCAGTATCCGGATCAGGCTCCCAGTATTCCTCTGCTGGTTGATCCAACATCTCTTCCACCGGAGGAACCTCATCTTCTACTTCCTTCTCGTATGCTGATTCGTGCAATCTCC belongs to Helianthus annuus cultivar XRQ/B chromosome 5, HanXRQr2.0-SUNRISE, whole genome shotgun sequence and includes:
- the LOC110940278 gene encoding late embryogenesis abundant protein At5g17165 gives rise to the protein MAAKLVINKHLRSLTTARSSICSARRRLHESAYEKEVEDEVPPVEEMLDQPAEEYWEPDPDTGVFVPASEQKSEEPAVSCSTEETVLDEKAFFRPQEDLEAPPPESFTGEIPPVDPFAE